The genomic window TTTAATATTGCAAAAACAAACATATATACAATGCCAACACAAACAGTAAAAGGTGAAGAATGTACACTTTTACAAGCAGCATATAGACTAAAAATTGATGTTATTAGTAGTTCTTCTTTACTTCAAATGAATCTATTTAAAAAGTCATTTAAAGCTGAAACTGGTTACTTATTGGATAATAAAATGGTTCTAGAAAATGATATTCAATTAGCGCTTCAATTTGTAAGATCAACACCTGGAATTATAAGTTCACTTTTTGCTTCAAAAGTACCTGTTCATATAAAAAGTAATCTAAGAATTACAGAAATAAAAACAACTCCAAGAGCACACTACGACTTAATGTATAGAGTATAATATGATTTATGATGTAGTTGTAGTGGGTGGTGGTATCGCTGGACTTATGGCAGCAATAGAAGCCAAAAAAGTTGATAATACTGTAGCTCTCATCACAAAAGGAAATATCTTCAAATCAAATTCTGCCATGGCAAGTGGTGGAATAAATGCAGTTTTAAACTCTAAAGATTCTTATGCAATAAATTCTCATATTGATGATACTTTCAAATCATCAAAAGGTCTAGCAGATATAAATGCCATAAGTTATATGTGTAAAAATGCTTCTAATATAATCTCAAAACTTGAAGATTATGGAGTAAATTTTGATAAAGATGAAAAGGGAAATATTTTACAAAGACCTTTTGGTGGAGGCTCAGCAAATAGAACTTGTTATGTGGGAGATAAAACTGGCTTTGCTATAACTCAAGCACTTATAAAAAAAGCAAAAGAAGTAGGTATAAGCTTTTTGGTAAATACTTATGTACTAAACCTAGCTAGCCATGGAAACGCTATTTCTGGGGTAGTTTGTCTAAGAAGATTAGATACTTCTATTTTAGTATATCCAGCAAAAACTGTAGTTCTTGCAGGTGGTGGGTATGCTGGAATATTTAGAGGAAACTCTACCAATGCACAAGATTATACGGGTGATTTATTAGCTGTTTGTTTAAGAGCTGGATTAGTTCTAAAAGATATGGAATTTATGCAATTTCATCCAACAGGAATAGCAAAAACAAATTACCTAGTAACTGAAGCTGCTAGAGCTGAAGGTGGATTTTTAATAAATAGTAATGGTGAGAGATTCATCAATGAGCTTGAGACAAGAGATAAAATTGCAAAAGCAATACTTGAACAACAAAACAATGGAAAAGAAGTATTTATTGACTTAAGACATTTAGGATATGAAAAAATTCAAGAAAAACTACCATCACTTTTTAATGCTGCTTATAATCAAGTTGGAATAGACATTAGCAAAGAGTTATTAAAAATAAAACCTGTAGCCCATTATAGTATGGGTGGGGTTGATACAAATATGGGTGAGACTTCTATAAAAGGACTTTTTATCTGTGGAGAAATGGCTTCAAATGGAGTACATGGAGCAAATAGACTTGGAGGAAATTCTCTTTTAGAGGGAACTATCTTTGGGGAACTAGTGGGTAAAAAAGCTTATGAATATACTCACTACAAAGAGTATTTACCAATTGATTATAATATTGTTATAAGAGATATTCAAAATATAGATAAAATTTTCGAAGGTGATACTACAAAAAATTTCAATGCAATTAGAATCTCATTAGGAAAAGTTTTATTTGAAAAAGTAGGGATTATACGTTCTGAAGAGAGTTTGATTAAAGCCTTTGATTATGTAAAATATCTAAGAAGAGAGTCATATTCCCTTCATTGTATAAATAAAGAAAAGACTAATAATGTTGAACTAATTTCCATATTGGAACTTAGAAATGCCCTTGAAATATCAGAAGCGATAATACTTTCAGCACAAAAAAGAAAAGAGAGTAGAGGTGCTCATTTTAGAGAAGATTATCCAAGTGAAGATGAAAATCTAAAAAAACACATCTTAATAAAAGAGGTTCAAAAAGGTTACTTTAGATTAAGATATGAGGATAATTCATTGATTACAAAAATAAGAAATCTATTTATAAATAGATTGGATTAAATTAAAAAAAGGAGAAGAAAATGGCAAAAGTAATGTTAAGAGAAAATGAGGGCAAAATATATTTTTATTTTGCGAAAAAAGATATGGAAGAGATTATAGAATCTGTAGAGTTTGATAGTGAAGAAAATTGGGGTGGAGAGTGTGAACTTTCAAATGGTGAAACATGGTGGATTCAACCAGGTCCAAAGAATTTACCAAAAGAAGAAGTTTGTAAAAAACTTACTAACTAAGACCCGCTTGTATATAAAATATACAAAATAATATATGAATTTGTATTCAGTATGTTATACTATTATTAAAAAGGATTTTTCATGTCATTATTTGATAATACAGCCTGTAGCTCATGTTTAACTCTTAGAGAATTAACAACACTTTATGAAATCTCAGCAGTAATATCAAATCATTATGATTTGGAAACTTCCTTAGAAAAATCTATAAAGATTTTGAAAAATAGTTTAAATCTTACAAACTGTACAGTTCATATTTTAGAAGAGGATTTACTTACAGTATTTGCATCAGTTGAATTATCAACTATTCAAAAAAAACTATCAGTTTATAAAGTGGGTGAAGGAGCAACAGGTGTTGCTGCTTTATCTAAAGAACCAGTTGTTGTGGAAAATATTCACAATGATTCACTATTTTTAAACAAATCAGGAAAAAGAGATTTTTCAAATCTTTCATATGTAGCTGTTCCTTTAGTTGTTGAAAATGAAACTGTTGGTGTTTTGGGTGCTGCTCTTACTAAAAGTACGGAAATAGGATTTGAAGATTGTGTAAGAATACTTACAATTATTGGTTCAATATTTGCACAAACTATCTACTCTTATCAATTAAACATAAAAGAGAAAGAAAGATTAGAAGATTTGAAATCATATTATAAAATGGAATGGGACTCAAAGGTTCATAACTTCGGAGATATCATTGGAGATAGTCCAAAGATGAAACAAGTTTTTCAAGTAATACAAAGAATAGCCCAATCAGAAGTTACAGTATTAGTAAGAGGAGAGACAGGAACTGGTAAAGAGCTAGTTGCTGCTGCAATTCATAAAAGAAGTAAAAGAGCAAATGAGCCTTTTATTAAATTGAACTGTGCTGCTATTACTGATACCTTACTTGAAAGTGAACTTTTTGGTCATGAAAAAGGTGCCTTCACAGATGCAAGGGAGACTAGAAAAGGAAGATTTGAATTAGCAGATAAAGGAACTTTGTTCTTAGATGAGATAGGTGATATTTCATCTTCTGCTCAAGTAAAACTTCTAAGAGTCTTACAAGAGAGAGAGTTCGAAAGAGTAGGTGGAAGTAAGACTATTAAAGTAAATGTTAGACTAGTAGCTGCTACAAATAGAAACCTAGAGCAAATGGTAAAAGAGGGAAAATTTAGAGAAGATTTATATTATAGATTAAATGTAATACCAATTGATTTACCACCACTTAGAGAAAGAGGTGATGATATAAAACAACTTGTAAATTTCTTTTTAGAAAGAGCAATCAAAAACCATAAAAAAAATGTAAAAATATTAGATGAAGCAATGGAACTTTTAGCTTCTTATCCTTGGCCTGGAAATGTAAGAGAACTAGAAAATACCATGGAGAGAATTGTTTTAATGGGCAATGAAAATGGTATAGATAGTTTTGATATGTCACTTCTTCTTCCTGCACTTGAAAAAGGGAAATTAGAAGATAAACCAATAGCTTCTTCAAAACAAGCAAGCCATAAAAAAAGCCTAGAAGATATGGAAAAAGAAGCTATAACAGAAGCTTTAATTGCAAATAACTTCAACCAATCAAATGCAGCAAAAGAGTTAGGAATAACACTTAGACAAATGGGTTATAAAATCAATAAATATGGAATAACAAATGAACTACAAGAATGAAGAGTTTGAACTCATTGATGAATTTATAGATGTGGGATATATGGCTGAAGATATTGAAGCTGTAGATTTACAAGGTAATGAATTAATTATAAAAAAAGCAAGTCCAAATAGAATGATTCAGATCTTTTTATCATTTCCAAATTTTGAAGATTTTAAAAAAGAAATTATAGCTTTTGATGAGTTTATGAATGATGCAAAAGTTGAGATTTTTACTTATTTGATATTTAATAAAAAGATTGATTTTGACTATAAGTTTAAAAAAATACTTCCTGTTTTTGATATCAATGAAGATTATGCAAATATGTATGGAACAAAAATAATAAGTGGCACTTTAAAAAACTGTTTAACAAAAGCCTTATTTTTAGTTGGCAAAGATGGAGCTATTTATCATATTGATATGCCAGATGATTTATCAAAGCCTTTAGACATGGATAGAATAAGAATTGAATTAAATAAGGTTTACCAATCATATACAGGAGTTGGGTGTCATGGATAATAAAAAAAGCTACAAGACTCTCATCTTGTAGCTAATTGATTTTATTTTATTTTTATTTTTTATATTGTTAAGTCAAAAGACCATCAAAATTTTAAATTTATTTACCAATCTTATTAGCTATAAATTCAATATCCTCATTACTTAATGGCATAGATTGGACTTTCATCATTGCTTTTAAAGCCCCACCATAAGTTCCATTTTTGTAGCCAATTAGTGCAGATTTTATATCTGCCTTTGACATCTCATTAATAATTAATGATTTACCATTTAAAGCTGATTTATCTCCATTTTCTCCATGACAAACTATACATTTTCCATAAGGATTTGCATAAGCTAAAGAGGCAATAAAAAGAGAAAAAACTAATGCCTTTTTCAAATAATTCTCCTTTCTTTTAATAAAAAATTATATGAAATTTTTGTGGCGAAATGGTGGCATTTTGGTCTTTGTAGAGTATTTAGAAGGTTTTTATTTCATATCCAAAGTGCTGTGAAACTATCATCCCATCTGGAAGTTTTACTCTTAATCTTTTAATCATAGATCTAATTCCAACTGAAGTTGTCATTTCTCCTTCCCAAACATAATCTTCTATATACTCTAAAGGCGTCATTTTATTTTCATGTTTAATTAAAAGGGATATAAAGCGTCTCTCTTTTCTTGTAAGTTTTACCGCTTCTTTGTTTTCATCAAATAATGTTTCTGAACTTAAATTATATGTATAATTAGCTAATAGATTTTTTTCTTCTCCCAGATGACATAATTGTTTTATTTTTGTCTCTAACTCATACATATAAAATGGCTTTTTTAAAAAGTCATTGCATCCATTTGAATATGCTTTTTTTACATTTTCTAATTCAAAGTTTGCACTTATAATTATTGCAGGGGTTGTTTTATCTCTATTTCTTATCTCTTTTAACAATGAAATTCCATCTACATTTGGGACATTTATATCTAAAATAAAACAATCAAATCCATCTATACAATGGTCAAGTGCATCTAATCCATCATTAAAACTTGATACTTCATATCCAATATCTTCTAATTCTTCTGTGATTAATTCTAATAAACTTTCATTATCTTCTAATATTAAAACTTTCATCTAATCCCTTTCTATATTCAAAGGTAGTAATATCTCTATATTTGCACCATTTTCTGTATTGAAAGCGTTTATTACACCATGCATTTTATTTTCAATAATAAGTTTTGCCATATACAAACCAAAGCCATCACCATTTTTTTTATTAGTATAAAAAGCTTCAAAAAGATGTTTTAATGCATCAGCATCAAATCCTTTCCCATCATCAATTACACTTAAATTAATATAAGTTGCATTTCTAGAAAGTAAAATCATGATTTTTCCACTCTTTTTAAACTCTCTTGATAATATAATTGAATCTTTTGCATTGTTTATTATGTTTAGTAAAACTTGTTTAAACTCATTTGGATATCCAAAAAGACTATATGAACTATCTAAGTTATTAACATATTCTAATTGAATATTGTTATATTTTAATGAACTATCAAGTATTGTCTCAATTTCATTAATTCCTTTATCAATATCAAAAAGTACTGGTTTATTAGATGGTTTGATAAATTGTCTAAATTCATCTATTGTATCACCCATATAAATGATTTGTTTCATAATAGTATCAAAAAATCCATCCATATTCTCTTTACTTAATTTATCTTTTTTGTAATAACTTTGCATTTTATGGGCAACTACTGAAAGTTCAATTAGTGGTACCTTCCATTGATGCACAATAGCTGAAAGCATTTCTCCAACTTCTGTTAGTTTTGATTGTTGGATTATAAACTGTTTATTGATTTCAAGTTGTTTCTTTTCTGTTATATCAGTAATAATTGTTACTGTTCCACTATCTTTTCCATTTTCATCATAATATGTTTTACTTCTTGCAAAAAAGGAATTATTATTATAAACAAATTCAATATCTTCATCAATAGATATTTTTTCTTTTGTTATTACTGTGCAAAATGGTTTAAAAACATCACAAATATAAAGACCAATTCCATCTTTCCCATTATAAAATATTTTTGAAAAAGATCGATTATGACCTCTAATATATCCATTTATATCAATCCAAAACACTGCACTTTTTACATTATTTAAAAGAACTTGTTCTCTTTTATTTTCAGCTATCAATTGTTTTGACAATTTATCTCTTTTATAAATATTTATAAGTGCAAGAACTAAGAAAAATAGAATAAAAGGGGAGATTATAAATATTCTATAAATCCAAATTTTATATTTTTCAAAAAATGTTTCTGGTTCATTTATAAAAATTGAACCTGAAGGGACTAAATTTGTATTTAAGCCATATTTTTCCATAACTTTATAATCATAAACATATTGGGTATGTGCCAATATTGGTTTTGTATAATCAACTTTCTTACCTTGCATAATTTCAACAGCCCTTTTACCAGCTTCATAGCCAACATAATAACCTCTCAATAAATGACCTCCAATAACTCCTTTACCTAAGTGATAATCAGTCATAGAAAATACAGGAACAGGAGAGTTATTTAAAAGTTTATTGACTTTTAAAAAAGGTATATAGTTTTCATTTTCATTAAGATATAAATTTCCAAACCAAACTGCACTATTTTTTGGAAGAGTTTTAAAATCTTTATATATTTGAGAAATATTCCCATCTAAATATAATTTATAATCAATTCTATTTTTAAAGCTATCTAATTTTTCTTTTATTATTTTATTAATCATTTCAGAAGTATAAGTTTTATCATTTATAACATATAAATATTTTAAATCAGGCATTACTTGCAAGATTGCTTCAATGCCACTTTTTAAAGGTTTATGCTCCAGTATTAAGCTAATTTTATCTTTTAATACTTTAGTAACATCAATACCCGGATTCATCTCTTCAATTCCAGTAAAGACTAAAGGAGTATTTTTAAACAGTTCATTTTTATGTTTTAACACAAATTGAACAGCTGCATTATCTGCTGCGATAACAATATCAAATTTTTGTTTTTTGAATTTTTCTATGTAAGCTTGTCTAATAAGTTTGTGATACTCTTTATTTTTATTTCTTTTATTATCTAAATATTCCGTAGAGAGTTCATAATCAGGAAGTACTTTTAAAGAATCATCAATACCTTTGGAAATATTTTCACTCCAAACTAAGCCTTTATTATATGAATGTAATAATAATATATACTTTGATGATGCACTTAAAGAAGAGACAATAAAAAATATTAAGAATAACTTTTTAAACATATAAGCCTTTTTTATAAAATATAACTCTATTTTAACATATCCAGTAGGTTTCTTCAAATAGAAGAAACCATAAATTTATTGTTCTTGAAGATATTTTTCTATTTTCATTCTTTCATCTTTTGTAAGCCCAGCTTGTGGTGCCATATTATTTAAAATACTTGGCCATACATTTGGGATAAATTCCTCTTTATGATGAATATCATGACATACACCACATTTCGCCTCAAACATATTTTTACCTTCTGCTATAATTTTAGTTTTATCATTTGTTAAAGAATCACTTATAATATAACCTTTTATTAAAACTTCAAACCATTCATTATCATACTCATCAACTTTTTTTCCGATAATTTTATAATCAGCAAAATCTTTACCTTCAAAACCAGTGATTAAAAAACCTGCTTTTTCATAAACTGTTGGGCTATCTTCAGGAGCATAACCAATAAATTCTACTTTTGTTAGATTACCTTCTTTTGAAAGAACTTTTAAGTGCGAAGCCACAATTAAATCACCAATAACCTCTTTTTTATTTACATCTTTATACAATTTTGTATTTTGAGATAAATATGCTGTATCAGCAGCTACACCAAGTGTAACAACTGATACTAAAACCAATAATATTTTTCTTAAATTTTTCATCTAAGCTCCTTTTATTTTTGGAGCTTTAAATATTCCAATAGCTGGAATCTCTCCATCAAATTTTTCAATTTCAACAAGTGCAGTTGCTTGATTTCCTTGAGCAAGACTTGAAGTTCCTTCATCAGGAATTAATACATTAACATCACCATGTCTACATAAAGTACCAGGTTCTCCTGCTTCAGTTGGATCATACCA from Arcobacter sp. F2176 includes these protein-coding regions:
- a CDS encoding L-aspartate oxidase — protein: MIYDVVVVGGGIAGLMAAIEAKKVDNTVALITKGNIFKSNSAMASGGINAVLNSKDSYAINSHIDDTFKSSKGLADINAISYMCKNASNIISKLEDYGVNFDKDEKGNILQRPFGGGSANRTCYVGDKTGFAITQALIKKAKEVGISFLVNTYVLNLASHGNAISGVVCLRRLDTSILVYPAKTVVLAGGGYAGIFRGNSTNAQDYTGDLLAVCLRAGLVLKDMEFMQFHPTGIAKTNYLVTEAARAEGGFLINSNGERFINELETRDKIAKAILEQQNNGKEVFIDLRHLGYEKIQEKLPSLFNAAYNQVGIDISKELLKIKPVAHYSMGGVDTNMGETSIKGLFICGEMASNGVHGANRLGGNSLLEGTIFGELVGKKAYEYTHYKEYLPIDYNIVIRDIQNIDKIFEGDTTKNFNAIRISLGKVLFEKVGIIRSEESLIKAFDYVKYLRRESYSLHCINKEKTNNVELISILELRNALEISEAIILSAQKRKESRGAHFREDYPSEDENLKKHILIKEVQKGYFRLRYEDNSLITKIRNLFINRLD
- the nifT gene encoding putative nitrogen fixation protein NifT, encoding MAKVMLRENEGKIYFYFAKKDMEEIIESVEFDSEENWGGECELSNGETWWIQPGPKNLPKEEVCKKLTN
- a CDS encoding sigma 54-interacting transcriptional regulator, giving the protein MSLFDNTACSSCLTLRELTTLYEISAVISNHYDLETSLEKSIKILKNSLNLTNCTVHILEEDLLTVFASVELSTIQKKLSVYKVGEGATGVAALSKEPVVVENIHNDSLFLNKSGKRDFSNLSYVAVPLVVENETVGVLGAALTKSTEIGFEDCVRILTIIGSIFAQTIYSYQLNIKEKERLEDLKSYYKMEWDSKVHNFGDIIGDSPKMKQVFQVIQRIAQSEVTVLVRGETGTGKELVAAAIHKRSKRANEPFIKLNCAAITDTLLESELFGHEKGAFTDARETRKGRFELADKGTLFLDEIGDISSSAQVKLLRVLQEREFERVGGSKTIKVNVRLVAATNRNLEQMVKEGKFREDLYYRLNVIPIDLPPLRERGDDIKQLVNFFLERAIKNHKKNVKILDEAMELLASYPWPGNVRELENTMERIVLMGNENGIDSFDMSLLLPALEKGKLEDKPIASSKQASHKKSLEDMEKEAITEALIANNFNQSNAAKELGITLRQMGYKINKYGITNELQE
- a CDS encoding c-type cytochrome; this translates as MKKALVFSLFIASLAYANPYGKCIVCHGENGDKSALNGKSLIINEMSKADIKSALIGYKNGTYGGALKAMMKVQSMPLSNEDIEFIANKIGK
- a CDS encoding response regulator transcription factor, whose translation is MKVLILEDNESLLELITEELEDIGYEVSSFNDGLDALDHCIDGFDCFILDINVPNVDGISLLKEIRNRDKTTPAIIISANFELENVKKAYSNGCNDFLKKPFYMYELETKIKQLCHLGEEKNLLANYTYNLSSETLFDENKEAVKLTRKERRFISLLIKHENKMTPLEYIEDYVWEGEMTTSVGIRSMIKRLRVKLPDGMIVSQHFGYEIKTF
- a CDS encoding ABC transporter substrate binding protein, translating into MFKKLFLIFFIVSSLSASSKYILLLHSYNKGLVWSENISKGIDDSLKVLPDYELSTEYLDNKRNKNKEYHKLIRQAYIEKFKKQKFDIVIAADNAAVQFVLKHKNELFKNTPLVFTGIEEMNPGIDVTKVLKDKISLILEHKPLKSGIEAILQVMPDLKYLYVINDKTYTSEMINKIIKEKLDSFKNRIDYKLYLDGNISQIYKDFKTLPKNSAVWFGNLYLNENENYIPFLKVNKLLNNSPVPVFSMTDYHLGKGVIGGHLLRGYYVGYEAGKRAVEIMQGKKVDYTKPILAHTQYVYDYKVMEKYGLNTNLVPSGSIFINEPETFFEKYKIWIYRIFIISPFILFFLVLALINIYKRDKLSKQLIAENKREQVLLNNVKSAVFWIDINGYIRGHNRSFSKIFYNGKDGIGLYICDVFKPFCTVITKEKISIDEDIEFVYNNNSFFARSKTYYDENGKDSGTVTIITDITEKKQLEINKQFIIQQSKLTEVGEMLSAIVHQWKVPLIELSVVAHKMQSYYKKDKLSKENMDGFFDTIMKQIIYMGDTIDEFRQFIKPSNKPVLFDIDKGINEIETILDSSLKYNNIQLEYVNNLDSSYSLFGYPNEFKQVLLNIINNAKDSIILSREFKKSGKIMILLSRNATYINLSVIDDGKGFDADALKHLFEAFYTNKKNGDGFGLYMAKLIIENKMHGVINAFNTENGANIEILLPLNIERD